A window of Natator depressus isolate rNatDep1 chromosome 3, rNatDep2.hap1, whole genome shotgun sequence genomic DNA:
AGGCATCCAAATGACATCCTTTTTGTGTATGCGGACAGAAGTGTATCTTATCGGTTGGGATCAGCGGAGTGAGAGACGCTAAGTAGTTTAAAACTACCATTTCACAATGGGCATGCGATACAGAACATAACAGGTTAGAGCATCGCAGCCCCGCGGCATTGTTCCCAAATCAGCCTCATTCCCTGCTTCTATTCTCCTTCCCTACGGGAGCCTTTTATGTGATAATGAAACACATTTTATGCTTTGGTTCACAACGTGTGTGTCCTTGCAGTGTGGAGACGGACAGATTTCTGGCTGGAtcctagttttgttttgtttttggagggttttttttttttccacccccgccttccttctctttccctgAACAATGCCGAATTTTAAGAAGGATTTGAATGTTATTTTGGGCAGCAGATCTATTACTCCTGAAACGCGTGGGAAAACAACAAGTGGCTGGGAAACGGGGGGAATGTGGTGCGTGAAAAACCGTTTCAGCTCCGGGATGTGTTTTAATCAGGCAGCGGACTTGCTTTCAGGGCGAAATGTTTGCGGGGTTCAAAGCACCAGAAGCTGGTTTTAAAAATAGCACCTCGTTCTTGGTTTGTAAAAGCAACCGTGTAGGTCATTTGATTCTACTCTCTCTGAAACCCAAGTGACCACCAGTGTGTGTATTATGTATGATTTATTCCCTACACAATGTGATTTATTCCCTACACAATGTCATTCTTTATCCGGACCTGTAGTGATGCGTGTCTAGACACAGACATAACAGTACTCACACAAACACTAATTATATCGTAATCAGATCCAcggatctatctatctattgatATGTAACAAATCAACAATTAGACAGTGGAGTTTTTTCAATGCAACGTCGATTACTTTCCTCGAAAACCTGTCATATGATTTGGTAAACCTTCCATGTGTGCATGGATATTTCTGGATATGAAAAAAGCAAATCTACCCTATTTGAACGTTATTTTCCCTCTAATAGCTGAAATCTGTGAAGAAACATATAGACTGCTGGACAGGTAAACAACAGATGTTTGGGGACAATTTCCCCCCACAAAATATGCCAGACATGAAACCCACTGTATTTTCACTACTTAAACATGTGAGGCACCATGATAGTGAATACATTTTCACATATTAAATTGGTTCACTATCTCCATTGGTTCGTACAGGGATTAAAGGTGGGAAATGATACAGTGCACACATACACGGCTACTGTGAATTGCAGCGTGTGGCTATGTAGCTATCAAACTGTTTTCATTATGATCCATCCAtattaacattttcattattccTGACAGTTCTGTCTATGCACAATTAACAGGAAGAATGAAAACCTTTTCAAATGTCTGTAATATGCTGAAAACAGCTTTACAACGTTTAGTACAGAttacacctcccccccccccttttttttcaccTTAATGGATCCATATGTGGAATATATGTTAGCGGCACATTCAGGGTCTTCTTCAGTTTTAGTGTGATAAAGGGAAAGTATTTTGTCCCAACAAACtcgggcccaatcctgcagataTCGAAGTCACGGGTAAAGTCCCAGTGATttctcggggggcgggggaggggggtgcgaGCCCTGCGGTTATACTGATGGGTGTGAAAAAAATTCCCATTCTAGGGCACACAGACCCTCCCTTTTCTCCCCAAAGTGGCCCCCAGTGAGTAAACCGAGGGCGGGATTGTAACATTGTGTGCACACGGCCAGGCCTGTTCCAGGAAGGGGACAGTGTTCAGGGTCACTCCGAACTTTGGGCTGCTGGCGCTCAGTCAAGGCGAAGAAGTTGATTATATTTGGGTCAGGTACTAGTCCCCTAAATCGCATCTTGCCCAGAATTTAGGCTCATCCACCTTCCTCCAGCCGCCCCTCTAGCTTCTTAGAGCCGTTGTGCGCCCGGCTATTCGGGCAACTCAAGGAGTTAAGGTAGCTCCCGGCCGCCCTTAGCTCAATTGATCCCTTTCAAGGTTTCTGCAAACTCCAAAGTTCATGACATCAAGGACAGTCTGCAGCGTGTCACCTGGCGCCATAGAGACCGACCCGGTGTGTTTTACACGGCTCCTGCCTTTCAGATGGAATTCCGGGTCTTTGAACCGTCTCCGTAACTAGCTGGGGGGAGGGTTGTGTGGAGGGGAAATGAGGAAAGGGGTGGCTTTCAGTAATCATCTGTAAATTCCTGATTTATAAGACTAACGTGATCTATAATGGCTGGAAGGAGCCCAAGGCAAATGCGGGTTTATTAGGAACGACGCCTTTTGTGTTTTCTTGCTGGCTTGTTTGAAGAGCGAAATCCGAGCCCGGGTAATATCAAATGTTCCTTTTGGTTAGACCTGGAGTGACTACAACTCGGGACAAATCCGTGTAGCCTGTAAAATTTTTCAGTTAATCATGAAAAAATATCCAAGATGCACATAGGGCTATGGTAGAAGTGGTATACTTCTCTgatgtgtgtattttatataatatGTAAGTATTTATATATATCTTTTACTCGATGCGTAGTATAGATATACTCCTTTCGTGGATGTAAGTGTAGAGATATAGCTTATATTTTTCCTGTGTGTATCTATTATCGATCTTATATAACATACCTTATCTTACATTCTATTCCATATGTATTTTCCCACTCTACATGAAGGTAAACTGTACAGAGAGAATAAATACACACAGAGATACAGGACTACGTAGAtatctttttaaattattgaatACATGGAAccaatttgttttccattttccctgtcagtgtttcccctcccccccccccccagtgggaaAAAAATCGGAAAATCCGAAGAAAAAGATTCAGGGGGAAAAAACGCCAGTAACACTTTAATATATTTGTGTGAAACTCTGGCTCTTTGGGCCCAGAATTCACATTTATAAGCCATAAATAAAGCATACAGAAACGATAAATTAATCAGATCCAAGTAGTTTACTCTCCCGGTAACATCAAACGTTTGTATCAATTACAACAATCTACCCTGTCGTCgtcgtcttctttttttttttttttttttttttttgtgaaattttctcttttttttttctctccttttttgtgatttttttcctctctctttttacaACGTGACAAGACTTTTGGTCCTCGGTTTCAAAACTAGCATTGTTTCACACTGAATAAGTTTTCCGTCActttcacacacacgcacagaaaaaaaaatagatatattTATAACTCCCTGCAACAAAAAAGGTTACCCCACCCTCGCTGCCCATGaaatcaaatccccccccccccaacaaaccgaCCAAAGAAACCAAATATCCCCGACTGAAATCGGTGCTTAAAGAGGCCGGGGCAATTCCGGGGCCTGATCCCACAGCCCATTGGACTTTGGATCGGGCTGGGTGGGTGGAAATGTGTCCTTTGAGGATGGGGTTGGGAGGCTTGGAACACAAATAAACACAACAGCTTGAGCCAAGGACATCACCAGCTTGCTCCAGCATCCAGCCCCCGGGGCCGGCTGGGCTTGGCAGGGGAGCTTTAGGAAGAGTTCATGATGGGCCGGGAATACACACCTTGGTAATAAGAGGTGTCTCCGGCCAGCGGGGAGGCTTCTAAGCCACTTTTGTTCGTGACCGGGCCCATGGCCAGGCTGCCGGGCATGGGGGAGCCGTAGCCGGAGTAGTGCATCACCTGTTCGTAGGCCTTGAGGTCCAttttgtggtggtgggggtgaTGGTGGGGGTGATGGTGGTGTGGGGGCGGCGGCTGCTCGGAGGAGGACATCAGGTTGTTgatggagaaggggtggttgaaGGCGTAGTGGTGCTCGGGCTTGAGGTGGGCCTCGTGGGCCAGGTGGTGGGGGGCGAGCAGGTGCTGGGCCGGCGAAGGGGCCTGCTGCGGGGGGGTCCCTTTGAGCTCGGCCAGGGCCCGCTTGTGCTCGCGGCAGGGCGAGGCGCCGGGGTGGGGGGACTCGGGCCCACCCGCCGAGCCGTCGGAGGAGCCTCCTTCCCCGGGTTGGGGcggctgggggggctgctgggggggctgcttcttccccccccctcctcctccacctccccctcctcctccccccccttccttgCTCTTCTCGCACTTGAAGCGCTTCTGGCGGCGCAGGTAGCAGCCGTTCTCGAACATGTTGCCCGAGTCCGGGTGCAGGGTCCAGAAGGAGCCCTTGCCGGGCTTGTCCGGGGAGCGGGGCACCTTGAGGAAGCAGTCGTTGAAGGAGAGCGAGTGGCGGATGGAATTCTGCCAGCGCTGCTGGTTCTGCCGGTAGAAGGGGAACAGGTCCATGATCCACTGGTAGATCTCGCTCAGCGTCAGCATCTTGTTGGGCGACTGCTGGATGGCCATGGTGATGAGCGAGATGTAGGAGTAGGGGGGCTTGGCGTGGGTGTAACTCCGCCGGTAGGTCTTGGGGTCCCGCGAGCGGCTGAGGTTGCCTTGGCCGTACATGGGGCTCACGGAGTTCATGCTGGGGTAGGGGGCCAGGGCGTTCATGGAGCCGGCCTGGGCGCCCATGGGGCTCATGCTGGGGCTCAGGTGGGCCCCCATGGCGCTGCCCATGCCGGCCATGGCCCCCGGGCCGGGAGACATGCCGGCCAAGGACGGGCTCATCCCGGTGCTGGCGTAGGACATGTTCATGGAGCCGGCCCCGCTCATGCTGGCCGGGCCGCTGCTCATGGCCGACATGCCCATGTAGCTGTTCATGCCCAGGCCCGCGTTCATGCTGCTCACGGAGGAATAGCTCTGCAAGGAGAAGGGGGGagagcggaggggaggggggtgattAACGTCGGCTGCCATGCAGTGCCTGCCACCCCTAGGCTGCTCTAGCAATGGGGCTGCGGGCGCGGGGGCGCCCCGCAAGCCACCCCGCAGCGCCCGGGGGTGCGTAGGACGCGGCTGCCGGGGCAAGCTGCTCTCCGCCGGGTCGCTGGTTGAGCCGGGTCCGAAAAAGCAACACTCAGGGGGTAGGGGAAGGGGGCTGCTCCCACCCAAGAGCGCCGGGAAGGGGCAGCGGTCGCCCCCGGTTGGGACCCGGGGCGAGGGACGTGGAGGGGGGGATGCGACTGCCCCGGGCTGCGTGTGCGTGCGTTCAGTGGTTACAAACCCCGCTGGCCGCCGGACCCATCGATCAGCAAAAACCAGCCTGCGGTCTGGAGGGGGGGCGCGGGTCCCGCAGGGCGAACGACGTGGGAAGGGAACAGGCGCGGGGGGCCCCACCCGAGACGGCGCGGAAGGGACTCCCCGCCGCCCCGCGAGTcgctctccccgctcccccccccgcctccaaacCCACATTTCCAGCCCTAAACGTTTCCCCCCTTCTGCCGTGCCCGCCCCCccgttttctcccccccccccccagcaggcagcCCCATGCCAAACACAACTTTGTCAGGCTGGCGCGGCGCAGCCCAGGGCAGAGGATTTGGAGGCGCCGCGAGTCAATATTTGATCACCGAGTTAATATTATCTCAAGGCTAACACGGCGGCGTCCCCACCCCGCGCCCTGTTTTCGCCCGAGGAGGGGAGCCCGGGCGGCGGCCGGGGGACGGGAAGGGGGTGTGGGATGGGCAGGGCGCGGGGGACCGGGACTCGCACACTCACTCACACCCACGCAGGCTGGAGGAAGAAGTGGTCCCTACCTCGGGTTCCGCGTAGTAGCTGCTCCAGTCCGAGTGCTCGTGGCCTTCCATTTTCACGGCTCCCAGCATACTGGAAGCAGAGTGCATGGCCGTTTAAAATTTAACAGCCACAACAACCGACGACAGGAGAGAGAAcaaccccaaaaaaaaaaaaaaaaaaaaaaaaaaaaaaccaccccccagccctccctcccctctgcgTCTCACTCCCTCTCTGCCTGAGccgggcggagggggagggggcgaagtggctgctgcagggctggggtggctggttttttctcccccccccccgccccagcccccgcccccgcccgccttgctcctgctgctgcttgggtgggtttgttgtttttcttttttgtctttttttttttttttttttgcagcccaGAGGCGCGGTGGGAAAAGGGGGGAGGCGGAGGACAAGTGCTCCCGTGACGCTGGGGGCTGAGTGAGATCGCGCCGGGCGCCCCCGCCAGCCTCCAATCCCCAGACCCCGGGCAGCCTATTTGAATAATCAGCTCCCACCTAGGCGGGAGCCTGGGCCCCCCTCTCGCACACACCTGCCCCGAGCTGCGCGGCAGGCGGAGGGGGACAAATCCTGACCCAGGGGGAGCGAGCCAGAGAAGGAGCGAGGGTGGCAGCTGGACCCGTCTTTATTGGCCGGTGTCTTGTCATCTGGCGGGCctggcagccaggctgggggggggcaggcgctGCAGGACGGGGGTCCCTGCGCTTGTGActgcagctggggagggagcggggcctcCCCCTGCTTGGGTGCcgccgggctgggggggcactgGTTTGCCGCCCGCCGGGCTCCGGGCGGGTTTATCGAGTCCGGATTCATTTCTCCGGGGCTCTCGGTGCTGGCCGGGGCGGCTCGGCAGCACAGTTGCAAAGCCCTGCCCTGGCTAGAAGGAGCTGGGCACACACCTTTACCCCGCCCGGCGCCGGTCCCCGCGGAGCGCCCTGGTTGCGAGTGGGAGCCGGAGCGAAGTCGCGGGAGGCGCTGGGCTGTTACGCGGCATTTACCTCGGTGTCCAAGCCGTGCCCCGGGCttcctgggctttttttttttttttttttatcgaGGCGCTAAAGGACTCGGGATCACCCATTTGTCTGTGAGAGAACAGCCAGTCCCAAGGTTACCCAGCCACAGCCGGGACGCCTACAACATTTCGTAACTAAAACAAACAAGGGGGAAGGTGAGAGTAGCCGGCCGAAATAAACCAGGGAATCGCTGGTAAGGACCTGGGATTTTCTACCACAGCCCCCGAGCAgcctctaacccccccccccagccccccttggCGCTCAAACTGTGACACTAGCAGCAAGGTCAgaatttcaaaaaacaaaaaaaccccacacccctcctaaGACATCAGGAAACTAGACAGAAAATCCCAAGACTTCGACCTCGGAACTATCTACACTCCTGGCCAGCACACAACAGAGTGGAAAGGAAAGGGGATGCTCTGTAATCTGCTCTGTACCAATTCTTCCAGTCTCTCCCGCTACGGCTGCTGATTGTGTGTTCATTTCAAATCtaatgatagatagatagatagatgggtttatggggatagatagatagatagaaataaGCACCCATTATTTCCAAAAGCCACACAGCGACCTGCTTGCTCTTCCTGCGTCAGTATCCGAGCAAATGGTGCAACATGCGTGTATTCTAGAGGGAACCTTAGCTGCTTGAGATATTAAACGAAGTCAAGTTTATTTAACAGTGTTGGTTCATCAGGGATTTAACGGGTCTTTCTCATGCCATAGAAAACAGCGGCTCTGTGAAGTGGAATGCATCTTGACTATTTCGTTGCTAATACCCCGCAGACAGCTCTCCTCCACCAGAATGCCGCAGTTATCACTGTCAAGAGAGAAAGTGACTCGAGTCTTGTCTGACAAAATTCTGCCATACGAAATAGGGGACTACGCCAGTGCATCCATTTTTTTCATGTACAACtttctctatctatctatctatcctcatacactctatctatctatctatctatctatctatctatctatctatcacctTCAAAATGAATGGGGAAGTAtggtcctccccccccccaataagaCAAACACTTCTAGCTCTAACGATGAAGGTTAGTAATAATATAACATGCTAATAAAGCATGCCCGAGGGGGTTTTCATTTAATCGCAGGTACTCATCAAACGATTCATACAAACAGGGGGATAGACTTTGCTAAACAAGCCACAcagtaaattaaattttaaaaggcgtcagaaaaaaaaaatatcagccaCCCCTCTGATTCAAGCGAGGAAATGGATATTctgataataaaaatattaatgtaaATTTTTGTTCTGCAAAATTAGATGCTTTTCTTCTGGCTTTTTAAAAGTCTATAGTTATTTTTCAACTAAAAGATAACAATACAAAAGCCAAGCTACTGTGTCCCCTGGTGAGTGAGGCCAGATGAGACCTTTGGGGAATAAGTGTGGAGAACCGGGATGTGATTAAcactatttaaacaaaaatggatAGACTGGTGCTTCTCCTGTATCTTGCTTGATGGAAACAGACCCTCTTGCAAGCGTCCTTTCAGAGACTGAAAAATAGTGGTAGAGCGCCCCCTGTCGGAGTTCCATGTTGAACCTAACTGGGGGCCTGAGCCAAACTCATTGCAGTAgacagaaagactcccattgatttcactgggttttggattaggcccgaAGAGAAGTGCCTGCATGTGTTATCCTTAATTTTAGGGTGCAGAACAGCCACCTTCTTAGCTGTTAAACAATGGTTTTGCTGCATGATCCCTTGAGTGCAATCAGATGCttgccaagtgctttgagatcgtCAGATGAAGGGCACTTCAAGTATTAGCATTTTCCATCTCATTAAGACTAAACTTTTAAAGAATCCTTTATATTAAACAGCAGCCATGTCCCTACAAGACAGCTAATTATAATGAATAATCATAAATAGGTTAATTGGCACATGAAAACAACGCAATTGTACATTTTAAACGTGCCTGCTCTTGTTAGATTTCTCTTATCTTCTGAACACTTTGTCAGCCACAAGTTATTTGACTTGATGAAATCACTGGGTAAAATTCTAGAGTCTTGGGTTGTGCAGGAGGTGCACAGTAAATGATCAGAATGGTTAATTCTAGCCCTTTAAGTCTAAGTCACTCCCTTTAAAGGGGCTGGAACAGCATCAAGGGTCCCTAAAAGCCACCTGTTCTGGCTAGGATGGATTCCTCCAGCATGGGTTTTGAGGAAGACAGGTGCAAAGCCACCTTCTGAGGACACTCTTGCAAGCTTTGGTGTAGGGGGCATGCCCGGGACAGGCTTGGAGGAGGAAGGGGCATGTGGGGCCTACAGCAGCAAAAGATGGAAGACAGGAaggaatattatccccattttacagatggggaactgaggcctagTGAGATGTGAGTCATGGGCTCTTCACATAAGTGACAAATTTGGGGCAAATAAGTGTCTGTTTTCTGGATGGATCAACCTTTTTTTTGTTCCTCTAATACACCACATTAGAACATTTCATAAGGAATGCACTTAAgtgtttccttccccctcccccgtttaACAGCGT
This region includes:
- the FOXA2 gene encoding hepatocyte nuclear factor 3-beta isoform X1, with the protein product MHSASSMLGAVKMEGHEHSDWSSYYAEPESYSSVSSMNAGLGMNSYMGMSAMSSGPASMSGAGSMNMSYASTGMSPSLAGMSPGPGAMAGMGSAMGAHLSPSMSPMGAQAGSMNALAPYPSMNSVSPMYGQGNLSRSRDPKTYRRSYTHAKPPYSYISLITMAIQQSPNKMLTLSEIYQWIMDLFPFYRQNQQRWQNSIRHSLSFNDCFLKVPRSPDKPGKGSFWTLHPDSGNMFENGCYLRRQKRFKCEKSKEGGGGGGGGGGGGGGKKQPPQQPPQPPQPGEGGSSDGSAGGPESPHPGASPCREHKRALAELKGTPPQQAPSPAQHLLAPHHLAHEAHLKPEHHYAFNHPFSINNLMSSSEQPPPPHHHHPHHHPHHHKMDLKAYEQVMHYSGYGSPMPGSLAMGPVTNKSGLEASPLAGDTSYYQGVYSRPIMNSS
- the FOXA2 gene encoding hepatocyte nuclear factor 3-beta isoform X2, with product MLGAVKMEGHEHSDWSSYYAEPESYSSVSSMNAGLGMNSYMGMSAMSSGPASMSGAGSMNMSYASTGMSPSLAGMSPGPGAMAGMGSAMGAHLSPSMSPMGAQAGSMNALAPYPSMNSVSPMYGQGNLSRSRDPKTYRRSYTHAKPPYSYISLITMAIQQSPNKMLTLSEIYQWIMDLFPFYRQNQQRWQNSIRHSLSFNDCFLKVPRSPDKPGKGSFWTLHPDSGNMFENGCYLRRQKRFKCEKSKEGGGGGGGGGGGGGGKKQPPQQPPQPPQPGEGGSSDGSAGGPESPHPGASPCREHKRALAELKGTPPQQAPSPAQHLLAPHHLAHEAHLKPEHHYAFNHPFSINNLMSSSEQPPPPHHHHPHHHPHHHKMDLKAYEQVMHYSGYGSPMPGSLAMGPVTNKSGLEASPLAGDTSYYQGVYSRPIMNSS